The genomic stretch GGCGACGGCGGTGTCGTACAACGCGGTGACGGCGAAGGCCGACGCCGCGAGGGCCTGTCGCTGCGGCAGGGTGAAGCCGCCGACGGCCACCGCGTCGAGCACGTCCACGTAGCGCGCGGGGTCGACGACGACGGCGACCGACGCGTGGTTCTTGGCCGCCGAGCGCACCATCGCCGGGCCGCCGATGTCGATCTGCTCGACGCACGCGTCGGGGTCGGCCCCCGACGCCACCGTGTCGCGGAAGGGGTAGAGGTTGACGACCACCAGGTCGAAGGCCTCGACGCCGAGGTCGGCCAGCTGGTCGCGGTGGGAGGCGAGACGGCGGTCGGCGAGGATGCCGGCGTGCACGGCGGGGTGAAGCGTCTTCACCCGGCCGTCCAGGCACTCGGGGAACCCGGTGACCGCCTCGACGGGCGTCACCGGCACACCCGCCGCCGCGATGCGGGCCGCGGTCGACCCGGTCGACACCAGCGCGACGCCGGCCGCGTGCAGCCCGGTCGCGAGCTCGGCCAGCCCGGTCTTGTCGTAGACGCTGACCAGGGCCCGGCGCACCGGTGAGCGGTCCCGCCCGGTCTGCTCGGTCTGCGCTGTCTGCTCGGTCAAGGGATCGACACCTTCCTGCCTCTCACCGTGAAGCCCTCACGGAGCATCCGGCCGACCATGTCGACGAGCATCGTGCGCTCGGCCGCCTTGATCCGGTCGTGCAGGGCCGCCTCGTCGTCGCCGTCCTCGACCGGCACCACCCGCTGGTCGACGATCGGCCCGGTGTCGACGCCGTCGTCGACGACGAACAGCGTGCACCCGGTCACCTTGACGCCGTACGCGAGGGCGTCGCGTGCCGCGTGCATGCCGGGGAACGACGGCAGCAGGGCCGGATGGCTGTTGACCATCCGGCCGGCCCACCGGTCCAGGAAGAGCCGGCCGACGAGGCGCATGAAGCCCACCGAGACGACGAGGTCCGGCGCGTGCCCGGCCACGGCCTCCGCCAGCTGCGCGTCCCAGCCCTCACGGTCGGCGCCGACCGGCAGCACGAACGTGGCGACGCCGGCGGCCCGGGCCCGGTCGAGCGCCCCCGTGCCCTCGCGGTCGCTGCCGACCGCCACGACCCGGACGCCGTAGGCCGGGTCGGCCGCCGCGTCGAGCAGGGCCTGCAGGGTCGTCCCGCCGCCGGAGGCCAGGGCGACGACCCGTCGCGGCTCGGCCGTGGGCGCGGTCCCGGTCATCGCGGGCGACGATAGCCGCGCGACCTCACGCGTCGGTGTCCGGCCGTCGCCGGTGGCGCAGCCCGGCGAGGGCGGCAAGCGTCACGGCAGCGGCGGCTGCGACCTCCAGACCCGCAGCCGGGCCGACCACCCACCAGTCGCTGCCGGTGGTGGCCAGCCGATCCGGCCCGGCGGGGCCGGCCGAGAGCCAGGCGAGCCCGGCGACGGCGCCGGCGACCAGCCCCCCGACCAGGCCCGCGGTCTCGGCGGTCGACCGCAGCAGGGTGCGCACGTACGGGATCGACGGGATCGACGCGGCCGCGTCGCCGGGCGGGCGCCCGGGCGTACGGTCGGCGACGACCCCGGCGGCCACGCCCGCGCCCACCGGCACGGCGAGCGCGAGCCACCACGAGGCACTTCCGGTGCCCGCCGGCAGGGCGGCCAGCAATGGCAGCGCGGGGACGGCCCCGAGGGTCGACCCGGCGACCCCGACCGACGTGCCCGCGCCGACCGCGAAGCCCGGCCCGACGCAGAAGGCGAGCCCCCAGACCGCCGCGGTCGGGACGTAGAGGAGGCAGCCGAGCAGCAGCAGCATCGTGCCGCCGGCACCGCCGTCCAGACCCGCGGTCAGGGCCCTGGCCTGCTCGTGGTGGACGGCGAGGCTGCCGCCGGCGAGCAGGGCGCCGCCTGCGACGAGCACCAACGACGCGGCCGCCGCCGGGAGCACGGGCCGCCGGGCCGGCTCGGGCAGCCGGTGCCACAGCACCGCGGCGCGGCCGGTCGCCCGGACCGCGGCGGTCCCGGACGCCAGCCCGGCGACCAGCGCGGCGCCCACGAAGGCCGAGACCGGCTGGGGCCGCACGGTGTCGGTGCGGGCAAGGAGGGCCACCACGGTGACCAGCACGGCGTACGTCGCGGTGACCGAGGCGGTCAGGGCGAGCACTGCGCGGCGGCTCCGGACCCCTGCCGCGCGGCCGGCGCGCAGCGTGGACGTGTGCAGCAGCAGGAGCGGCAGCAGGGTCAGGCCGAGCGGGGCGAGACCGAAGGAGCCGCCGGGCACGGTCACCTCGGCGTGGTGCCCGACCAGCCAGGCTTGCAGCGCGCCGGTGACCGCGGCCGTGGCGCTGGCGTCGCTGTCCGCGGCGGTGGCCCAGCCCACCAGGACGGTGACCATGACCGCCAGCACCCCGAGACCGGCGGACTGCAGGGCGGCGGTCATGCCGAGGGCGGTGAGCGGCCGGGCAGCACTCCGGCCGGGGCCGGCCGGCGGCCGCCGGGGCGCCCGCGGGCCGGGCGGCCGGCGGAGGACGTCGGTGGGTGCGGCCATCGCCACCCATCGTGGCCGGACCCGGCCCCTGCACCGGCCCGGACACGCCCAGGATCCTGGTGCAACCGATCACGCCGGTCGCGGGTCATCACTGGTGTAAGCACATCGACAGCGGGGAGCGGCCGAGCACCAGCCGGCCGACCGGCGCCACGACGGCAGGAGGAGCGGGTGTCCGCGGAGGAGCCGAGCGAGCGGGCTGCGGAGTTCGACGCCTTCTACCAGGGCTCCAACCGGCGGGTGCTGCACCAGATGTACGCCATGACCGGCAACCTCGCCGACGCGCAGGAGCTGGTGCAGGAGGCGTACGCCCGGGCGTGGCAGCGCTGGTCCAGCGTGTCGACGTACGACGAGCCGGAGGCCTGGGTGCGGACGGTCGCGTGGCGACTGGCCGCCAGCCGCTGGCGGAAGGCGAAGAACGGCGTGGCAGCGATGCTGCGCCACGGGCCGCCGGAGGACACCCCCGAGCCCAGCATCGACAACGTCGCGCTCGTCGCAGCGCTGCGCCAGATCCCGGAGGCGCAGCGTCGGGCGATCGTGCTGCACCACCTCGGCGGGCTCTCCGTCGCCGAGGTCGCCCACGAGACGGGCGCCCCGGAGGGCACGGTCAAGGCACGCCTGGCGCGTGGCCGGACCGCGCTCGCCGAGCTCCTGTCCGACTCGACGCTCGCGGAGGTGAGCTGACATGACCGACCACTTCGGAGCGACCGATCGCGTCGCAGACACGCTCACCGCCCTGCGCGCCGACACCGACCGGCTCGCGCTGCCCGACTCGGGCTCGGTGCGCCGCCGCGGCGAGCAGCGGACCCGCAACCAGGTCGTCGGGTCGACCCTGGCGGTCGCGGCGCTCGTCGCCGGCGCCCTCGGCGTCGCCGGCTCGCTCAGCGGCTCCGACCAGTCCGTCCAGGGGCCGCCCGGCCAGGGCACCGCCACCGCCAAGGTCACCGAGTCCGTGGCGCCACCCGTCGCGCTCGCCGCCCAGCCGCTGCTCGACGCCGCCGACATCCCGACCTTCGCCGGCGCCACCGGATGGCAGGTGAGCCCGGACGAGACAGCGGCCGACCAGCCGTTCCTCCAGTGCCTGCCCAGCCCTTCGGAGCTCGGCGCGCCGCAGACCGAGAAGCGGTTCTTCTACACCGAGCTGGCGCCGACCGCGTCGCAGCACGTGCTGCGCTTCGCCGACGTCGCGGCCGCCGAGGCCGCCATGAGGGGGCTGCGCGCCGACCTGGACGCGTGCAGCGAGCAGGTGGCCGGGGACTCCTCGGTCGACGAGCGACCCGCGCAGTCCTTCGGAGACATCGGCTTCCAGTTCTCGCGGTCCAGCGCACCGGCCGGCAGCGAGGTGTCCTACGTCGAGGTCGACGTAGCCCGTCAGGCCAACGTCGTCGTCGTGCTGCAGTGGAACGGTGCCGTGGACGAGGTGAGCAGCGCCGACGACAGCTGGGTCTGGGACGAGGCCTCCCTCACGGCCGCCCTCGACCGCGCCGTCGGCTGACCCGCACGATCGACTGTGCGTTGACACACCGGACACGCCGCCCGGGCGGTGTGTCTTCGCACAGTTGGGGCCGTCAGGCGGAGGTCATCAGCTCGCGCATCAGGCGGGCGGTCTCCGACGGGGTCCTGCCGACCTTGACGCCGACCGCCTCGAGGGCCTCCTGCTTGGCGGCTGCTGTGCCGGACGACCCGGACACGATCGCGCCGGCGTGGCCCATCGTCTTGCCCTCGGGAGCTGTGAAGCCGGCGACGTAGCCGACGACCGGCTTGCTGACGTTGTCCTTGACGTAGGCCGCGGCGCGCTCCTCGGCGTCGCCGCCGATCTCGCCGATCATCACGATGGCGTCGGTCCCGGGGTCGTCCTGGAAGGCCTGCAGGCAGTCGATGTGGGTGGTGCCGATGACCGGGTCGCCGCCGATTCCGACGCAGGTGGAGAAGCCGATGTCCCGCAGCTCGTACATCATCTGGTAGGTCAGCGTGCCGGACTTGCTGACCAGGCCGATCCGGCCGGCCCTGGTGATGTCGGCCGGGATGATGCCCGCGTTGGACTTCCCGGGGCTGATCAGGCCGGGGCAGTTGGGGCCGATGATGCGGGTCGCGCCGGAGTTCGACGCGTGCTGCCAGAAGGCGGCCGAGTCGTGCACCGGGATGCCCTCGGTGATGACCACGCACAGCGGGATCTGCGCGTCGACGGCCTCGTCGACCGCCGCTTTGGCGAAGGCCGGCGGCACGAACACGACCGACACGTCGGCCCCGGTCTCCTTCATCGCCTCGCCGACGCCGGCGAAGACCGGCAGCGACGTGCCCGACACGTCGACCGACGTGCCTGCCTTGCGCGGGTTGACGCCACCGACGACCTGGGCGCCCGACGCGAGCATCCGCGTCGTGTGCTTCATGCCCTCGGAGCCGGTCATGCCCTGGACGATGATCTTCGAGCTCTCGGTCAGCCAGATGGCCATGTCGGTGTCCTCTTACTTCCCGGCCGCAGCCAGCTCGGCCGCGCGCTCGGCGGCACCGTCCATCGTGTCCACCTGCTCGAGCAGGGGCAGGTTCGCCTCGGTGAGGATGCGGCGGCCCTCGTCGGCGTTGTTGCCGTCGAGGCGCACCACCAGGGGGTGGGTGATCTCGTCGCCGCGCTCGGACAGCAGGCCGAACGCCTGCACGATGCCGTTGGCCACCGCGTCGCAGGCCGTGATGCCGCCGAAGACGTTGACGAAGACCGACTTCACGTCCGGGTCGCCGAGGATGATCTCGAGCCCGTTCGCCATCACCTCGGCCGAGGCGCCGCCACCGATGTCGAGGAAGTTGGCCGGCTTCACCGGCTGACCGTCGACCTGGTGCTTCTCGCCGGCGTAGGCCACGACGTCGAGGGTCGACATGACCAGGCCGGCGCCGTTGCCGATGATGCCGACCGAGCCGTCGAGCTTGACG from Actinomycetes bacterium encodes the following:
- a CDS encoding DUF6350 family protein; protein product: MAAPTDVLRRPPGPRAPRRPPAGPGRSAARPLTALGMTAALQSAGLGVLAVMVTVLVGWATAADSDASATAAVTGALQAWLVGHHAEVTVPGGSFGLAPLGLTLLPLLLLHTSTLRAGRAAGVRSRRAVLALTASVTATYAVLVTVVALLARTDTVRPQPVSAFVGAALVAGLASGTAAVRATGRAAVLWHRLPEPARRPVLPAAAASLVLVAGGALLAGGSLAVHHEQARALTAGLDGGAGGTMLLLLGCLLYVPTAAVWGLAFCVGPGFAVGAGTSVGVAGSTLGAVPALPLLAALPAGTGSASWWLALAVPVGAGVAAGVVADRTPGRPPGDAAASIPSIPYVRTLLRSTAETAGLVGGLVAGAVAGLAWLSAGPAGPDRLATTGSDWWVVGPAAGLEVAAAAAVTLAALAGLRHRRRPDTDA
- the sucD gene encoding succinate--CoA ligase subunit alpha, whose translation is MAIWLTESSKIIVQGMTGSEGMKHTTRMLASGAQVVGGVNPRKAGTSVDVSGTSLPVFAGVGEAMKETGADVSVVFVPPAFAKAAVDEAVDAQIPLCVVITEGIPVHDSAAFWQHASNSGATRIIGPNCPGLISPGKSNAGIIPADITRAGRIGLVSKSGTLTYQMMYELRDIGFSTCVGIGGDPVIGTTHIDCLQAFQDDPGTDAIVMIGEIGGDAEERAAAYVKDNVSKPVVGYVAGFTAPEGKTMGHAGAIVSGSSGTAAAKQEALEAVGVKVGRTPSETARLMRELMTSA
- the purN gene encoding phosphoribosylglycinamide formyltransferase; its protein translation is MTGTAPTAEPRRVVALASGGGTTLQALLDAAADPAYGVRVVAVGSDREGTGALDRARAAGVATFVLPVGADREGWDAQLAEAVAGHAPDLVVSVGFMRLVGRLFLDRWAGRMVNSHPALLPSFPGMHAARDALAYGVKVTGCTLFVVDDGVDTGPIVDQRVVPVEDGDDEAALHDRIKAAERTMLVDMVGRMLREGFTVRGRKVSIP
- a CDS encoding SigE family RNA polymerase sigma factor, translating into MSAEEPSERAAEFDAFYQGSNRRVLHQMYAMTGNLADAQELVQEAYARAWQRWSSVSTYDEPEAWVRTVAWRLAASRWRKAKNGVAAMLRHGPPEDTPEPSIDNVALVAALRQIPEAQRRAIVLHHLGGLSVAEVAHETGAPEGTVKARLARGRTALAELLSDSTLAEVS